The following are from one region of the Actinoplanes sp. L3-i22 genome:
- a CDS encoding Fur family transcriptional regulator: MNPESSAQRNTKQRSAVRDVLGETEGFHSAQDLHAMLRDRGERVGLTTVYRTLQGLADTGEVDVMRPPGGEHLYRRCSQGHHHHLVCRSCGRTVEVLGPAVESWAEKMAGEHGFVDVSHTMEIFGTCPECAKC, encoded by the coding sequence GTGAACCCGGAGAGCAGCGCCCAGCGCAACACCAAGCAACGGAGCGCGGTGCGCGACGTGCTCGGCGAGACCGAGGGTTTCCACAGCGCCCAGGACCTGCACGCGATGCTGCGGGACCGGGGCGAGCGGGTCGGCCTGACCACGGTGTACCGGACGCTGCAGGGCCTGGCCGACACCGGCGAGGTGGACGTGATGCGCCCGCCCGGCGGCGAGCACCTCTACCGCCGGTGCAGCCAGGGTCATCACCACCACCTGGTGTGCCGCTCGTGCGGGCGGACCGTCGAGGTGCTCGGCCCGGCCGTCGAGTCGTGGGCCGAGAAGATGGCCGGCGAGCACGGCTTCGTCGACGTGTCGCACACCATGGAGATCTTCGGTACCTGCCCGGAGTGCGCGAAATGCTGA
- a CDS encoding DUF6328 family protein, translated as MAAEKPRSPHETEKQRWDRNFADLLQELRVAQTGVQILFAFLLTLPFSSGFPAATAFQKDVYMVALISAAFATALIISPVAFHRALFRQGRKPELVRYAHRMATSGLACMLVSMVSSVLLVTDYVLDARWAVVLTVVSAGWFLTFWAILPVTHRNWADDDDKDGFVLDDAPADSSINS; from the coding sequence CGCTGGGACCGGAACTTCGCCGACCTGCTGCAGGAGCTGCGCGTCGCGCAGACCGGGGTGCAGATCCTCTTCGCCTTCCTGCTGACCCTGCCGTTCTCCAGCGGTTTCCCGGCCGCCACCGCGTTCCAGAAGGACGTGTACATGGTGGCCCTGATCAGCGCGGCCTTCGCGACCGCGCTGATCATCTCGCCGGTCGCGTTCCACCGGGCGCTGTTCCGCCAGGGCCGCAAGCCGGAGCTGGTCCGCTACGCGCACCGGATGGCCACCAGCGGGCTGGCCTGCATGCTGGTGTCGATGGTCAGCAGCGTCCTGCTGGTCACCGACTACGTGCTGGACGCGCGCTGGGCGGTGGTGCTGACCGTCGTCTCCGCCGGCTGGTTCCTGACGTTCTGGGCGATCCTGCCGGTCACCCACCGCAACTGGGCGGACGACGACGACAAGGACGGCTTCGTGCTGGACGACGCGCCGGCCGACTCGTCGATCAACTCCTAG
- a CDS encoding metalloregulator ArsR/SmtB family transcription factor has product MTATGYESYEAAGALLRALSAPIRIAIVAELGAGERCVHDLVSQLGAPQPLVSQHLRVLRGAGVVRGVRRGREIAYSLVDEHIAHIVADAVSHARESR; this is encoded by the coding sequence ATGACCGCCACCGGTTACGAGTCCTACGAAGCGGCCGGCGCGCTGCTCCGGGCGCTGTCCGCGCCGATCCGGATCGCCATCGTCGCCGAGCTCGGCGCGGGCGAGCGCTGTGTGCACGATCTGGTCTCCCAGCTCGGCGCCCCGCAACCGCTGGTCTCGCAACACCTTCGGGTGTTGCGCGGCGCCGGCGTGGTGCGGGGTGTCCGGCGTGGGCGGGAGATCGCATACTCCCTGGTGGACGAACACATCGCGCACATCGTGGCGGATGCCGTCAGTCACGCGAGGGAGAGCCGATAG